Proteins from a genomic interval of Candidatus Binataceae bacterium:
- a CDS encoding class I SAM-dependent methyltransferase — MTTSSSAWYVDFFRNDYLSVYGHLFTTERAEKETVFVAEVLELKPGARVLDLCCGPGRHALSLAQRGFRVTGLDLNQAYLDAAQRAAKAAKLNLETVAADMREIPFADSFDAIVNMYSSFGYLESEADDARVLQSVARASKPGGRFLLDMLNREWAVANYIPHDWHSGADGTLYVERRELDLASSRMHVSFTIIDPDGGRRDSVGHHIRLYSLTETTRLLEQAGLDVTGVFGGFEGEPYAIATRRMIICARKRPPA; from the coding sequence ATGACCACTTCAAGCTCCGCCTGGTACGTAGACTTTTTCCGCAATGATTACCTCAGCGTATACGGCCATCTGTTTACTACCGAGCGCGCCGAAAAAGAGACGGTTTTCGTCGCAGAGGTGCTCGAGCTTAAGCCTGGCGCCCGCGTGCTCGATCTATGCTGCGGGCCGGGCCGCCACGCTTTGTCGCTGGCGCAGCGCGGCTTTCGCGTAACCGGCCTCGACCTCAATCAAGCCTATCTCGACGCGGCCCAGCGCGCCGCCAAAGCCGCCAAACTTAATCTCGAAACGGTGGCCGCCGACATGCGCGAGATCCCCTTTGCGGATTCCTTCGACGCGATCGTCAACATGTACTCTTCCTTCGGCTACCTCGAATCCGAAGCTGACGATGCACGCGTGCTGCAATCCGTCGCTCGCGCCAGCAAACCCGGCGGCCGCTTCCTCCTCGACATGCTCAACCGCGAATGGGCCGTCGCCAACTACATCCCGCACGATTGGCATTCCGGCGCCGACGGCACGCTCTATGTCGAGCGCCGCGAGCTCGATCTCGCAAGCAGCCGGATGCACGTAAGTTTCACCATCATCGATCCCGACGGCGGCCGGCGTGATTCGGTGGGTCACCATATCCGCCTCTACTCGCTCACCGAGACTACCCGATTGCTCGAGCAAGCCGGCCTTGACGTGACCGGCGTCTTCGGCGGTTTCGAGGGCGAGCCC
- a CDS encoding 7-cyano-7-deazaguanine synthase, producing MDKIAILASGGLDSSILLADEARNAQVYPIYVECGLAWEAGEREALEVFLRALKSPNVAPVVTLSAPTANMYGDHWSMTGRDVPGVDEPDESVFLPGRNILLIALAAVWCSTHEISHLAIGSLGGNPFPDATLEFFQDFARALSLGLGHRLHVTAPYRTVHKEEIIRRFTHLPFDLTLSCMSPRGAHHCGNCNKCRERQRGFQTAEVRDPTNYAA from the coding sequence TTGGACAAGATTGCGATTCTCGCAAGTGGCGGCTTGGACAGCTCGATCCTGCTGGCCGACGAAGCCCGCAACGCGCAGGTCTATCCGATCTATGTGGAATGCGGTCTGGCGTGGGAAGCGGGCGAGCGTGAAGCATTGGAAGTGTTTTTGCGCGCGCTCAAAAGCCCTAACGTCGCGCCGGTGGTGACGCTTTCCGCGCCGACGGCGAACATGTACGGCGATCACTGGAGCATGACGGGCCGCGATGTGCCCGGAGTCGATGAGCCGGACGAATCGGTATTCTTGCCGGGCCGCAACATTTTACTGATCGCGTTGGCCGCGGTTTGGTGCAGCACGCACGAGATTTCTCATCTGGCGATTGGCTCTTTGGGCGGAAATCCTTTTCCCGACGCAACGCTCGAATTTTTTCAAGACTTCGCGCGTGCGTTGAGCCTCGGTTTGGGTCATCGTCTGCATGTGACCGCGCCCTACAGGACTGTTCATAAGGAAGAGATTATTCGGCGCTTCACACATCTGCCGTTCGACTTGACGCTGAGTTGTATGTCGCCGCGCGGCGCTCATCACTGCGGCAATTGCAATAAATGCCGCGAGCGTCAACGCGGTTTTCAAACTGCGGAAGTACGGGATCCCACGAACTACGCGGCCTGA